A part of Paenibacillus sp. sptzw28 genomic DNA contains:
- a CDS encoding glycosyltransferase family 39 protein, translating into MRKATTRLRGDIYLALILLLSVVLNGYNIWTDKYANTYYTTAVASMLQSFHNFFYGSLDPAGSVTVDKPPLTFWIQTASAYIFGLHGWSVILPQALAGVGSVVLVYLLLKPTFGLASARIGALVMACMPVAVAVSRTNNIDSMLVFTLLLGAWLLFRGVRKTNVWSVLGGFAMIGAGFNMKMLQAYMVLPAFYLFYIIAARTSWKKKIAVLAGATAVMLVISLSWAVIVDSIPASKRPYIGSSQTNSVLELAFGYNGIARLTGQQGGGGGGAPGTPSVDAVTNQADGASNPGVGSQAQSSGGAQTGGSATGTNFGGGMGQPPGFNGSGGFPERNGMGGMFGTGNPGPLRLFQSELSGQASWLVPLALFGCIGLFAGLRRRSITQKHKETLFWLAWLVPVMAFFSVAGFFHQYYLIMLAPPLAALVGAGWIEMWDSYRNRSGFISWLLPAAVLATTVFEWYILQPYGAKIGNGWPIVIATAGMLLTLLLIGLKRKERTFGYAAQLTSLLLLLVGPLYWAATPITYGQNSMLPQAGPGSNNGMGSGPNAVAAMAAAPTDGTNTVADGASSGANGGSAAATGGEMPTGMPGGMPGGMGSGGSVDNKTLSYLIEHNTGEAYLFATFDYNTAAPYIIDARESVVTLGGFSGSDPVYSVAELEALVASGKLKYFMISGGGMGGGRGGSSELTQWITGHGTIVPASEWQTTTGSGNASTASFGGRGGSMTLYEVKL; encoded by the coding sequence ATGAGAAAAGCAACAACAAGGCTGCGCGGTGACATTTACTTGGCCCTCATATTACTATTATCGGTTGTTTTGAACGGGTACAACATTTGGACGGATAAATATGCGAACACGTACTACACGACCGCCGTCGCAAGCATGCTGCAAAGCTTCCACAATTTCTTCTACGGGTCACTCGATCCAGCCGGCTCAGTGACGGTCGATAAGCCGCCTCTGACATTCTGGATTCAGACCGCAAGCGCATATATATTCGGCCTGCACGGTTGGAGCGTAATCCTGCCGCAGGCTTTGGCAGGCGTGGGTTCGGTAGTGCTGGTTTACCTGCTCCTCAAACCGACATTCGGCTTGGCATCAGCCCGTATCGGCGCTTTAGTGATGGCCTGTATGCCGGTGGCGGTTGCAGTCAGCCGAACCAACAATATTGACAGCATGCTGGTTTTCACTCTGCTGCTCGGCGCATGGCTGTTATTCAGGGGAGTCAGAAAAACAAACGTTTGGAGTGTGCTCGGAGGTTTCGCCATGATCGGTGCCGGGTTCAACATGAAGATGCTCCAGGCTTATATGGTTTTACCTGCATTTTATCTCTTTTATATAATCGCGGCGAGGACGAGCTGGAAGAAGAAAATTGCCGTTCTTGCTGGAGCTACGGCAGTTATGCTGGTGATTTCGCTGTCCTGGGCGGTAATCGTTGATTCGATCCCGGCCAGTAAGCGCCCGTATATCGGGAGCAGCCAGACAAACTCGGTATTGGAGCTTGCCTTCGGCTATAACGGGATTGCCCGCCTGACCGGCCAGCAGGGTGGCGGTGGCGGCGGTGCTCCCGGTACACCCTCTGTTGACGCTGTGACAAATCAGGCGGATGGCGCCTCTAATCCGGGTGTTGGATCTCAAGCGCAGAGCTCCGGTGGAGCACAGACTGGGGGCAGTGCCACGGGGACGAACTTTGGGGGCGGAATGGGCCAACCTCCCGGCTTTAACGGCAGCGGCGGCTTTCCCGAAAGGAATGGTATGGGCGGAATGTTCGGTACGGGCAATCCGGGACCGCTGCGGCTGTTCCAGAGCGAGCTGTCCGGACAAGCAAGCTGGCTGGTTCCGTTAGCGCTGTTTGGCTGCATCGGATTGTTTGCCGGCCTGCGGAGAAGAAGCATAACGCAAAAGCATAAGGAAACCTTGTTCTGGCTCGCCTGGCTGGTTCCCGTGATGGCATTCTTCAGCGTAGCAGGATTCTTTCATCAATATTATCTAATTATGCTCGCCCCTCCGCTCGCGGCGCTTGTCGGTGCGGGTTGGATTGAAATGTGGGATTCGTACCGGAACCGCTCCGGATTTATATCCTGGCTGCTGCCGGCGGCGGTCTTGGCTACAACTGTATTCGAATGGTATATCCTGCAGCCTTATGGCGCCAAGATTGGAAACGGGTGGCCCATTGTTATTGCAACCGCGGGCATGTTGTTGACGCTTCTGTTGATTGGTCTTAAACGCAAGGAACGTACATTTGGTTATGCCGCACAGCTAACCAGCCTGCTGCTGCTGTTGGTCGGTCCCCTTTACTGGGCCGCAACGCCGATTACGTACGGTCAGAACAGCATGCTTCCGCAAGCCGGACCAGGCTCGAATAACGGCATGGGTAGCGGTCCAAATGCCGTAGCGGCAATGGCAGCAGCTCCAACCGATGGTACAAATACAGTTGCGGACGGAGCAAGCTCCGGAGCAAACGGCGGCTCGGCCGCAGCAACCGGCGGGGAAATGCCCACGGGTATGCCCGGCGGAATGCCTGGCGGTATGGGTTCAGGAGGCAGCGTAGACAATAAAACGTTGTCGTATCTCATTGAACATAACACGGGCGAGGCCTATTTGTTCGCCACCTTCGACTACAATACGGCGGCTCCTTATATCATCGATGCAAGAGAATCCGTCGTTACGCTTGGAGGCTTTTCGGGCTCCGATCCTGTCTATTCGGTCGCAGAGCTGGAAGCCTTGGTGGCCAGCGGCAAATTGAAATACTTCATGATTTCGGGTGGAGGCATGGGAGGCGGCCGTGGAGGAAGCTCCGAATTGACGCAATGGATCACCGGGCATGGCACTATTGTTCCCGCCTCGGAATGGCAAACAACTACCGGCAGCGGCAATGCATCGACAGCTTCGTTTGGCGGACGGGGCGGAAGCATGACTCTTTATGAAGTGAAATTATAA
- a CDS encoding glycosyltransferase family 2 protein yields MAQKVRYSVIIPMYNEEAVIQETYRRLKKVMGMTGQTYELLFVNDGSKDKCAEMMKEFSYWDETVKVIDFSRNFGHQIAITAGMDYASGDAVIIIDADLQDPPELILQMIEKWKQGFEVVYAKRVKRSGESLFKKWSASLFYRVLRASTEISIPVDTGDFRLMDRKVCEEMKRLPENNRFVRGLVSWVGFRQTAIEYERDERLAGETKYPLRRMVKLCLDGITSFSYKPLKLAGYLGMVLSGAGFVFLVYVLYLAFFTNETIKGWPSLISITLIFNGFVLLMLGVLGEYIGRIYDETKGRPLYIVRECHGVEKKESPSMSRAVGYE; encoded by the coding sequence ATGGCACAGAAGGTGCGTTATTCGGTAATCATCCCGATGTATAACGAGGAAGCCGTCATTCAGGAAACTTACAGGCGCCTCAAGAAAGTGATGGGCATGACAGGGCAGACTTACGAACTTCTTTTCGTCAATGACGGCAGTAAGGACAAATGCGCCGAAATGATGAAGGAATTCAGCTACTGGGACGAAACGGTGAAGGTGATTGACTTCTCGCGGAACTTTGGGCACCAGATTGCGATAACGGCTGGAATGGATTATGCCTCGGGCGACGCCGTCATTATTATCGACGCCGATCTACAGGACCCGCCCGAGCTGATTTTACAAATGATCGAGAAGTGGAAGCAAGGCTTTGAAGTGGTATATGCCAAACGGGTGAAGCGCAGCGGCGAATCCTTGTTCAAGAAGTGGTCGGCAAGCCTGTTCTACCGCGTACTCCGCGCATCGACCGAAATTTCCATACCTGTCGATACCGGAGATTTCCGCCTCATGGACCGGAAGGTATGCGAGGAGATGAAGCGGCTTCCGGAGAACAACCGTTTTGTCCGGGGACTGGTCAGTTGGGTCGGTTTCCGCCAAACAGCCATTGAATACGAGCGCGACGAACGCCTGGCGGGAGAAACGAAATACCCCCTCCGTAGAATGGTAAAGCTGTGCTTGGACGGGATCACCTCTTTCTCTTATAAACCGCTGAAGCTTGCCGGTTATCTGGGCATGGTGCTGTCCGGTGCAGGGTTTGTCTTTCTGGTGTATGTGCTCTATCTGGCCTTCTTTACCAATGAGACGATTAAAGGATGGCCGTCGCTCATCAGCATCACGCTTATTTTCAACGGATTCGTTCTGCTGATGCTCGGGGTACTCGGCGAATATATCGGACGCATCTACGATGAAACGAAAGGCCGGCCTTTGTACATCGTTCGTGAATGCCACGGTGTGGAGAAGAAGGAGAGTCCTTCCATGAGCCGCGCAGTCGGATATGAATAA
- a CDS encoding GtrA family protein, producing MNNRFIQMLKFGLVGAVNTAVDLIVFTLLTAQGLPYLAAQIISYSCGVLNSYLLNRSWTFRHGSSRKGKEIIRFIIVNLTALAVSSALLTWLYRPDGSALTLPASKLIVTCASMVINYAGSRYWVFGSLANNKE from the coding sequence ATGAATAACCGGTTTATCCAGATGCTCAAGTTCGGTCTTGTCGGAGCAGTCAATACAGCAGTCGACCTGATCGTGTTCACCCTATTGACAGCACAAGGCCTCCCGTATCTCGCCGCCCAAATAATCTCGTACAGCTGCGGCGTCCTTAACAGTTACCTACTCAACCGGTCCTGGACATTCCGGCATGGCTCGAGCAGGAAGGGCAAAGAGATCATTCGTTTCATCATCGTCAATCTGACGGCTCTGGCTGTTTCCTCGGCGCTTCTGACATGGCTGTATCGACCGGACGGGAGCGCACTGACGCTCCCGGCAAGCAAGCTCATCGTTACTTGTGCAAGTATGGTAATAAATTATGCGGGGAGCCGTTATTGGGTATTCGGTTCCCTCGCAAATAACAAGGAGTGA
- the galU gene encoding UTP--glucose-1-phosphate uridylyltransferase GalU — translation MTIKKAVIPAAGLGTRFLPATKAQPKEMLPIVDKPAIQYIVEEAVQSGIESIIIVTGRNKKSIEDHFDKSVELEQLLLEKGKRKLLQEVQAISGVAGIHYIRQKEPLGLGHAILCARQFIGDEPFAVLLGDDIMVSDPPALMQMMDVYEQTGKQVVGVKPVPDSDVHKYGIIASAGKRDGIHKVTGLVEKPSFRDAPSNLAIMGRYILEPSIFPVLETIQRGAGGEYQLTDAMHAMCGREGMMALELRGKRYDIGDKIGYIKAIIEIGLQREELYPVLMPYLNDLVCRAGEKAGIDWQDGLEAHITLQ, via the coding sequence ATGACGATAAAAAAAGCGGTAATTCCGGCTGCAGGACTCGGTACCCGGTTTCTGCCCGCCACCAAAGCCCAGCCTAAAGAGATGCTGCCGATCGTCGATAAGCCGGCCATCCAATATATTGTTGAAGAAGCCGTTCAATCCGGAATCGAGAGCATCATCATTGTAACCGGCCGCAATAAGAAGTCGATAGAGGATCACTTTGACAAATCCGTTGAGCTGGAGCAGCTTCTGCTGGAGAAAGGAAAGAGGAAGCTGCTTCAGGAAGTACAGGCCATCAGCGGCGTGGCAGGAATTCATTATATCCGCCAGAAGGAGCCGCTCGGGCTTGGCCATGCGATTCTATGCGCCAGACAGTTTATCGGTGACGAGCCGTTCGCCGTACTCTTGGGAGACGACATCATGGTATCGGACCCGCCCGCGCTCATGCAGATGATGGACGTATACGAGCAGACCGGCAAGCAAGTGGTCGGAGTTAAGCCTGTTCCGGACTCGGATGTCCATAAATACGGTATTATTGCTTCTGCAGGCAAACGGGACGGAATCCATAAGGTGACCGGCCTTGTAGAAAAGCCTTCCTTCCGCGATGCCCCTTCCAACTTGGCGATTATGGGCCGCTATATATTGGAGCCGTCGATTTTCCCCGTACTTGAGACGATCCAGAGAGGCGCCGGAGGAGAATACCAGCTGACGGACGCGATGCATGCAATGTGCGGAAGGGAAGGGATGATGGCCCTGGAGCTTAGAGGGAAGCGATACGATATTGGGGACAAAATCGGTTACATTAAGGCCATCATTGAAATCGGCTTGCAGCGGGAGGAGCTGTATCCCGTCCTAATGCCGTATTTGAATGACCTTGTTTGCCGCGCCGGCGAGAAAGCAGGCATCGATTGGCAGGATGGACTGGAAGCCCATATAACCCTGCAATAA
- a CDS encoding DUF6171 family protein, with translation MKQTADCKGCSETVRISPERIARLVEIALTGKEPVPEEEYERRMGICLSCPALQYGTTCRYCGCLVEIKTKLQTSQCPFPFEPKWG, from the coding sequence ATGAAACAAACCGCCGATTGCAAAGGATGTTCGGAAACCGTCAGGATTTCCCCGGAAAGAATAGCACGATTGGTAGAGATCGCTCTGACCGGCAAAGAGCCTGTACCGGAGGAAGAATATGAACGGCGAATGGGTATATGCCTTAGCTGTCCGGCCCTTCAATATGGTACTACCTGCCGTTACTGCGGCTGCCTCGTTGAAATAAAAACCAAACTTCAAACCTCCCAATGTCCCTTTCCTTTTGAACCCAAGTGGGGATAA
- a CDS encoding putative holin-like toxin produces the protein MEVKDAITIMFLFGMFIIALLIYISNNNKRK, from the coding sequence ATGGAAGTAAAGGATGCTATAACGATCATGTTTCTTTTTGGCATGTTTATAATTGCTCTCTTAATATACATCAGTAATAACAACAAGAGAAAGTAA
- a CDS encoding sulfite exporter TauE/SafE family protein, with protein MDTYQIVGIAIIVIIMAGFVQGVTSFGFALISMPLLTQFIPLQQVVPIVVVLSLLTNIAVMINARKYVDLKKIWILIISSIAAAPAGTYLLLYVDANILKMFTGVLIVLFALALIIGFSVPVRNEKAAFIPVGLTSGLLNGSISMSGPPVALFLSNQGADKQTFRANITAYGIILNIITVCTYIFTGLLNTQVVTYISWMIPAMVVGVLLGIWAVKRINEVTFKRMALWLIIISGIWTILAGANIV; from the coding sequence ATGGACACATATCAAATCGTTGGAATTGCTATTATTGTTATCATCATGGCAGGGTTTGTGCAAGGCGTGACCAGCTTCGGATTTGCTTTGATCTCCATGCCCTTATTAACCCAATTCATTCCATTGCAGCAGGTTGTACCGATCGTTGTTGTACTGAGCTTACTTACAAACATTGCCGTTATGATTAACGCCAGAAAGTATGTTGATTTGAAGAAGATCTGGATATTGATAATTTCCAGCATTGCAGCCGCTCCGGCAGGGACTTATCTGCTGTTATATGTCGACGCGAATATTCTGAAAATGTTTACCGGAGTATTGATTGTTCTGTTTGCGCTGGCGCTCATAATAGGGTTCTCAGTTCCGGTTCGAAACGAGAAAGCCGCCTTTATTCCGGTCGGTCTCACCAGCGGCTTGCTTAACGGCAGCATCTCTATGAGCGGGCCGCCTGTAGCCTTATTTCTTTCCAACCAAGGAGCGGATAAACAAACCTTTCGTGCGAATATCACCGCTTACGGTATTATTCTGAATATCATTACCGTATGCACCTATATTTTCACCGGACTGCTAAATACGCAGGTCGTTACATACATATCCTGGATGATCCCGGCGATGGTGGTTGGGGTTTTGTTAGGGATTTGGGCGGTGAAGCGGATTAACGAAGTCACCTTCAAAAGAATGGCTTTATGGCTGATTATAATATCCGGAATATGGACGATCTTGGCCGGAGCAAATATCGTATAG